The nucleotide window CAAGGTATTTGTAGTCTCCATCCACGTTGACCACAAGCACAGGATTTTTTTCCTTATCTGTAGTCTGGTAGGGGTAGCTCTCATCGAAGCTGGTGTCGGTGACATGGGTGCCTGAGAACAAAGTATCGTTACCGTCTCCCATGCGGGTTCCGGAGCCACCAGCAACAATAATGTCTACATCATAGAGTTGACTGGGCAGGCTCTTCTCTAGGGCAATGTCCTGAAGATGAGAGAGCAGCACAATCTTGTCGATTTGCGCAGCACGTAGTACGTTGACGGTAGGCTGGAGAGCAGAGGCAATATCACTCGCAGTTGCTGGTACGGTATCATTATCAGGTGAGATGGTCAGCCCACCAATGCTGCTAACGTTATCGATATCTGGAGAGGCAACACCGATCAGGCCAATCAATTCGTTACCGACACTGATGACGGAATAGCTGGCTAATTTTCCAGCTTCCTGGCTAGTGTAGGTTCCATTGTCACCCTCCATGGTGGCTCCAAAAGCCGCTGTAATATTAGAGAGATTGGAGAGGTGTGGGAAGTTGGCGCTGACATTATCAGTTGGGGACGTCCCTGGTTCAATAGCGTTTTGGAGCGCGGTGGTTCCAATGGCGAATTCGCTGGGACTCAAACCTGCGGCATCAACACCAAGTGCATTCAGCAAGGCTATGTCTACGCTTCCGTTGTCAGTGTCCAAAACCGCGTTGTAGACAGTACTGTTGTCAGCAGCAGCAGTAAAACGGACTGACTGGGGATCAAGATGTCCACCTGAACTGACCAGAAGGGTGTTAGCTCCATAGGTAGCGTCTCCCCGGAAGGCACTAACTAGGGCGGAGAATTCATCCACGTTATCGATCGCGGTTTGCTCATCACCGGTTACGTCGGAGAAGTGCAACAACTGCAGGGTGAAAGCCCCACTGCTGGTAGTGGTGTCTGTGCCAGAGCCACTACTATCTGTAGAGCTAGAACCATCATCTAGGCCCACATTGCCAGCTGCATTGGAGATACTGGTCTCAATGTTTGAAGTGTACAGTTCGTTGCTGGAGGCAACAGCTATCATTGAAGTTCGTACGCTGGAAGTTTGAGAGTTCTTCTGCTCCGTGGTCAAATCGCTAAGGCCGCTGATCCCAGCGATTACACCAGTACTCAGACTAGAGATTAGGTTGGTCGCAGTGGCCTTGTCATAACCTTTACGTTGTGATTCTGCAGCCGCCTCATCAGCGAAAATACCAATGTAATTGTTGTTGGCGATTTCATCAGCAGTGGCCCCGGTCTCACTCAGATTGCTCACTACAGCTTCACCGAGTAATTCGAAGTAAAGCGTATAGCCAGAGGATGCGGTTAGGATAGCTCTGCCCATAGCCTGCAGGAGAGCTGGGAAATTTTGTGTGTCTCCCACCACAGCCACCCGAGCACTGCGACTGT belongs to SAR324 cluster bacterium and includes:
- a CDS encoding bifunctional metallophosphatase/5'-nucleotidase; its protein translation is TCLALGLTGSGTTYTVDPTGDLNDGNYTITVNTGITSSTSSNALVSASTVNFIVRNDFLKTVIDQLTTDLTASGDLTATEVVAITTAAQTEASNEGENNDLLTIIPEALIGAVTRIRADLSGVEETNAIKATVKSLMSNASGASSLTNSRSARVAVVGDTQNFPALLQAMGRAILTASSGYTLYFELLGEAVVSNLSETGATADEIANNNYIGIFADEAAAESQRKGYDKATATNLISSLSTGVIAGISGLSDLTTEQKNSQTSSVRTSMIAVASSNELYTSNIETSISNAAGNVGLDDGSSSTDSSGSGTDTTTSSGAFTLQLLHFSDVTGDEQTAIDNVDEFSALVSAFRGDATYGANTLLVSSGGHLDPQSVRFTAAADNSTVYNAVLDTDNGSVDIALLNALGVDAAGLSPSEFAIGTTALQNAIEPGTSPTDNVSANFPHLSNLSNITAAFGATMEGDNGTYTSQEAGKLASYSVISVGNELIGLIGVASPDIDNVSSIGGLTISPDNDTVPATASDIASALQPTVNVLRAAQIDKIVLLSHLQDIALEKSLPSQLYDVDIIVAGGSGTRMGDGNDTLFSGTHVTDTSFDESYPYQTTDKEKNPVLVVNVDGDYKYLGRLVVNFDQNGVIQSSSLDSKINGAYAATSTVVSSVGGTAISSVTTLQTAIKAVVDTAYDNTTSNTVGYDNITLHSSAAQLRTEDTQLGNLIAKSNRWYADNLTNGITIDAAFREARGIGNGLAIGPITNADIQSVLPDNQSLAILQVTATELKSILEHSVALSSSTATPPRFLQVSGLRFTHDLDNKSRTTLDNGTVSENGTRITKIQLMYDNGTLRSSVFDNGTYDNASTNYRIVTTAFLANGGDLYPLTNLGNASRIDLDNGSYLSAGSSSFSGHGKEQDALAEYFKAYHDNETVAVTADSLDNYTRITAQ